From Salvia splendens isolate huo1 chromosome 3, SspV2, whole genome shotgun sequence, a single genomic window includes:
- the LOC121795810 gene encoding uncharacterized protein LOC121795810, with translation MNLKKWNAEKSMLYALRHHKLNKNWRARGQMAIHPKSKLAKSRSSIFILTASIACIAVLYLVACLVSAPTSIQNIASPNRHTLHDKYLYWGSRIDCPGKHCDSCEGLGHQESSLRCALEEALFLGRTFVMPSRLCINPIHNKKGILHQSGNMASEEGWAANSCAMDSLYDLDYMSNTVPVILDNSKTWHHVLTTSMKLGSRGIAHVEGISRTDLQHKKNYSNILLINRTASPLSWFMECKDRNNRSSIMLPYSFLPSMAAKKLRDAAEKIKAHLGDYDAIHVRRGDKIKTRKDRFGVDRTLHPHLDRDTRPEFILCRISKWVPPGRTLFIASNERTPGFFSPLSARYKLAYSSNYSSLLDPIIENNYQLFMIERLIMTGARKFIRTYKEDDTDLSLTDDPKKNTKIWQIPVYSWEDGEGENC, from the exons ATGAACTTAAAGAAATGGAATGCAGAAAAATCTATGCTTTATGCTCTCCGCCACCATAAACTGAACAAAAATTGGAGGGCTCGAGGTCAAATGGCGATCCACCCAAAATCGAAATTAGCAAAGTCCAGATCTTCAATCTTCATACTCACAGCTTCGATCGCGTGCATTGCAGTGTTGTACCTCGTGGCTTGTCTAGTTTCGGCGCCCACCAGTATACAGAATATCGCGTCCCCAAATCGCCACACTTTGCACGACAAGTACTTGTACTGGGGTAGCAGAATTGACTGCCCCGGAAAGCACTGCGATTCCTGCGAGGGTTTAGGTCACCAAGAGTCCAGCCTTAGGTGCGCCCTCGAGGAAGCATTGTTTCTCGGCAG GACCTTTGTAATGCCTTCCAGGTTGTGTATAAATCCAATCCACAATAAGAAAGGAATTCTCCATCAATCTGGCAATATGGCTTCTGAGGAAGG GTGGGCAGCTAACTCATGTGCTATGGATTCTCTGTATGATCTTGATTACATGTCCAACACGGTGCCTGTGATTTTAGATAATTCAAAGACATGGCACCATGTCCTTACTACAAGCATGAAACTGGGATCCAGAGGGATAGCGCACGTGGAAGGAATTAGTCGAACTGATCtccaacacaaaaaaaattattcaaatattttaCTCATAAATCGAACTGCCAGTCCTCTCTCATG GTTCATGGAATGCAAGGATCGAAACAACCGCAGTTCTATTATGTTGCCGTATTCCTTTCTTCCATCAATGGCTGCAAAGAAGCTACGAGATGCTGCGGAAAAG ATAAAGGCACATCTTGGAGATTATGATGCTATTCATGTCCGGCGAggtgataaaataaaaactagGAAGGATAGATTTGGGGTTGATCGAACCCTACACCCTCATCTTGACAGAGATACACGCCCTGAGTTCATTCTTTGTAGAATTTCCAAATGGGTTCCCCCAGGTAGAACTCTCTTCATTGCATCCAATGAGAGGACTCCCGGATTCTTTTCACCTTTATCTGCGAG ATACAAATTGGCCTATTCATCAAATTACAGCAGTCTTTTGGATCCCATAATTGAGAACAATTACCAACTGTTCATGATAGAGAGGCTTATTATGACGGGAGCCAGAAAGTTCATTCGAACATACAAGGAAGACGATACGGATCTCAGTCTGACAGATGATCCCAAAAAGAACACCAAAATATGGCAAATACctgtttatagctgggaagatgGGGAAGGAGAGAACTGCTGA